In Nocardioides faecalis, the following proteins share a genomic window:
- a CDS encoding ribose-phosphate diphosphokinase: MSGFKRTTEKNMMVFTGRAHPQLADEVAQILDQQLVPTTAYEFANGEIYVRYQESVRGCDAFVLQSHTTPINEWIMEHLIMVDALKRASAKRITVVMPFWGYSRQDKKHRGREPISARLMADLFKTAGADRIITVDLHADQLQGFFDGPVDHLMALPVLTDYIKNKYGDQPLAIVSPDAGRIKVAEKWSARLGGAPLAFIHKTRRTDVANEVVANRVVGDVAGRICVLTDDMIDTGGTIVKAAEALVAEGAAGVIIAATHAILSGPAVDRLKNSPAVEIVITNTLPVPPEKQFDKLTTLSIAPLVARAIREVFEDGSVTSMFEGQA, translated from the coding sequence GTGAGCGGCTTCAAGCGCACGACCGAGAAGAACATGATGGTCTTCACGGGACGAGCCCACCCCCAGCTGGCGGACGAGGTGGCCCAGATCCTCGACCAGCAGCTGGTCCCCACCACCGCCTACGAGTTCGCCAACGGCGAGATCTACGTGCGGTACCAGGAGTCCGTGCGCGGCTGCGACGCGTTCGTGCTGCAGAGCCACACCACTCCGATCAACGAGTGGATCATGGAGCACCTGATCATGGTGGACGCGCTCAAGCGTGCCTCCGCCAAGCGGATCACCGTGGTGATGCCGTTCTGGGGCTACAGCCGCCAGGACAAGAAGCACCGCGGCCGCGAGCCGATCTCCGCGCGGCTGATGGCGGACCTGTTCAAGACCGCCGGCGCCGACCGGATCATCACCGTGGACCTGCACGCCGACCAGCTGCAGGGCTTCTTCGACGGCCCCGTCGACCACCTGATGGCGCTGCCGGTCCTCACCGACTACATCAAGAACAAGTACGGCGACCAGCCGCTCGCGATCGTCTCCCCGGACGCCGGCCGGATCAAGGTCGCCGAGAAGTGGTCCGCCCGCCTCGGTGGCGCTCCGCTGGCGTTCATCCACAAGACGCGGCGCACCGACGTGGCCAACGAGGTCGTCGCCAACCGCGTCGTCGGTGACGTCGCGGGCCGCATCTGCGTGCTGACCGACGACATGATCGACACCGGCGGCACGATCGTGAAGGCCGCCGAGGCGCTCGTCGCCGAGGGTGCGGCCGGCGTGATCATCGCCGCCACCCACGCGATCCTCTCCGGTCCCGCCGTGGACCGGCTGAAGAACAGCCCCGCGGTCGAGATCGTCATCACCAACACGCTGCCCGTGCCGCCGGAGAAGCAGTTCGACAAGCTCACCACGCTGTCGATCGCGCCGCTGGTCGCCCGCGCCATCCGCGAGGTCTTCGAGGACGGCTCGGTCACCAGCATGTTCGAGGGCCAGGCCTGA
- a CDS encoding oxygenase MpaB family protein — translation MSTDGVRPAPTALPHAALAVQRYGAAGTTWLDAMWRADPLADAVVADSAGAGAAQAVRAMMTDGIGAVADPPETVQALLAQLTREPEWLDRDRLDRAADVLVRYTAQWGLVLGAASLLRGADNWIAAKPLLLTGRYGHQPAVRSIEVGSWLSQVVRRGGMALDAPGFQHTVRVRMIHAHVRRFIRRTVVDWDEPAWGVPIPQPYMAFTLAEFGHVSLAAMADLGVRLRDDELTDIYHLWRYVGHVIGVEEALNPTCEADQVRIEELYALTSPGPDAYSREFVRALTEDYLAPQLATMLPGPAAFRSTLAVRTMYGMTRVFLGDEASDALEVPDGRAKHVVRALRPALFAADQARLLLVGRERATRRGYAARDRELARLKAEQAMEHDLVDAVPGAVGATA, via the coding sequence ATGAGCACCGACGGCGTCCGCCCGGCCCCGACCGCGCTGCCCCACGCAGCCCTGGCCGTGCAGCGGTACGGCGCCGCGGGCACCACCTGGTTGGACGCGATGTGGCGCGCCGACCCGCTGGCCGACGCCGTGGTGGCGGACAGCGCCGGTGCCGGAGCGGCGCAGGCGGTCCGGGCGATGATGACCGACGGCATCGGCGCCGTCGCCGACCCGCCGGAGACGGTGCAGGCGCTGCTCGCCCAGCTGACGAGGGAGCCCGAGTGGCTCGACCGGGACCGGCTGGACCGGGCCGCCGACGTCCTGGTGCGCTACACCGCGCAGTGGGGGCTGGTGCTCGGTGCGGCGTCGCTGCTGCGCGGTGCCGACAACTGGATCGCCGCCAAGCCGCTGCTGCTGACCGGCCGCTACGGACACCAGCCGGCGGTGCGCTCCATCGAGGTCGGCTCGTGGCTCTCCCAGGTCGTGCGCCGCGGCGGGATGGCGCTCGATGCCCCTGGTTTCCAGCACACGGTTCGGGTGCGGATGATCCACGCGCACGTGCGGCGCTTCATCCGCCGTACGGTCGTGGACTGGGACGAGCCGGCGTGGGGCGTGCCGATCCCGCAGCCCTACATGGCGTTCACGCTCGCGGAGTTCGGCCACGTCTCGCTGGCCGCGATGGCCGATCTCGGCGTCCGGCTGCGCGACGACGAGCTCACCGACATCTACCACCTGTGGCGCTACGTGGGGCACGTGATCGGCGTGGAGGAGGCGCTCAACCCGACGTGTGAGGCCGACCAGGTGCGGATCGAGGAGCTCTACGCGCTGACCTCGCCCGGCCCGGACGCCTACAGCCGCGAGTTCGTCCGCGCGCTCACCGAGGACTATCTGGCGCCGCAGCTGGCCACGATGCTGCCCGGTCCCGCAGCGTTCCGCTCCACGCTGGCGGTGCGGACCATGTACGGGATGACCCGGGTCTTCCTCGGCGACGAGGCCTCGGATGCGCTCGAGGTGCCCGACGGGCGCGCCAAGCACGTGGTGCGGGCGCTGCGGCCCGCCCTGTTCGCCGCCGACCAGGCGCGGCTGCTGCTGGTGGGCCGCGAGCGCGCCACCCGGCGCGGCTACGCCGCCCGCGACCGCGAGCTGGCGCGGCTCAAGGCCGAGCAGGCGATGGAGCACGACCTCGTCGACGCCGTGCCCGGGGCGGTCGGCGCCACCGCCTGA
- a CDS encoding HNH endonuclease signature motif containing protein — translation MDLRTATAVAAQHDDRTVAALLDAVADETRLRQASQVREWTAIVAWADQNVVDAPEHAATVRDSFVDTGVPIAGAGAPLVSEFNLMELIAVLGRSPDGGRIYVGRIVECAWRLPLLYAQVMAGRVATWRAERVAELTHGLNADAAAFVDRQVASRAGRVGWAELERIVATAILRHDPEAAEARRKEAADHRHFDVGEANDNGLAVIGGLLDAADAADLDDAVGRRASLLGRLGSEDSLDVRRAVAVGELARNDLELDLLTTDVETGEVTVRSAGRKAEIAVHITDTMLGETNPVGRWHDSRRPVLKDQIREWLRTATSITVQPVIDLAGCDPVDRYEIPTRHRKQVELRDTTCRFPGCTTRAERCDLDHRIPHSEGGPTCPCNEFPCCRRHHRAKTHSDWTYTVLEPGNLLWRSPHGRLFHVGPSGTRALDLPRRRDPGG, via the coding sequence ATGGACCTCAGGACGGCCACCGCGGTGGCGGCGCAGCACGATGACCGGACGGTCGCCGCGCTGCTCGACGCCGTGGCCGACGAGACCCGGCTCCGCCAGGCTTCCCAGGTCCGGGAGTGGACCGCGATCGTGGCGTGGGCGGACCAGAACGTCGTGGATGCACCCGAGCACGCCGCCACCGTCCGTGACTCCTTCGTCGACACCGGGGTGCCCATCGCAGGAGCGGGTGCTCCGCTGGTGTCGGAGTTCAACCTGATGGAGCTCATCGCGGTGCTGGGCCGCTCCCCCGACGGCGGGCGGATCTATGTGGGTCGGATCGTCGAGTGCGCGTGGCGGCTGCCGTTGCTCTATGCGCAGGTGATGGCGGGCCGCGTGGCGACGTGGCGTGCCGAGCGGGTCGCGGAGCTGACCCACGGACTGAACGCCGATGCTGCGGCGTTCGTGGACCGCCAGGTCGCCTCCCGGGCCGGCCGCGTCGGCTGGGCCGAGCTCGAGCGGATCGTCGCCACCGCGATCCTGCGCCACGACCCCGAAGCCGCCGAGGCCCGTCGCAAGGAAGCCGCCGACCACCGGCACTTCGACGTCGGTGAGGCGAACGACAACGGGCTCGCGGTCATCGGCGGTCTCCTCGACGCCGCCGATGCCGCCGACCTCGACGACGCCGTCGGCCGGCGGGCCAGCCTGCTGGGGCGTCTCGGCTCCGAGGACTCCCTCGACGTGCGGCGTGCCGTCGCAGTCGGTGAGCTCGCGCGCAACGACCTCGAGCTCGACCTGCTCACCACCGACGTCGAGACCGGCGAGGTCACCGTCCGTTCCGCCGGCCGCAAGGCCGAGATCGCGGTGCACATCACCGACACGATGCTGGGCGAAACGAACCCCGTGGGCCGCTGGCACGACAGCCGCCGGCCGGTGCTCAAGGACCAGATCCGCGAGTGGCTGCGCACCGCCACCTCGATCACCGTGCAACCGGTGATCGACCTCGCTGGCTGCGACCCGGTCGACCGGTACGAGATCCCCACCAGGCATCGCAAGCAGGTCGAGCTGCGCGACACCACCTGCCGGTTCCCCGGCTGCACCACCCGCGCCGAACGCTGCGACCTCGACCACCGCATCCCCCATTCCGAGGGCGGCCCGACCTGCCCCTGCAACGAGTTCCCGTGCTGCAGGCGACATCACCGCGCCAAGACCCACTCCGACTGGACCTACACCGTCCTCGAACCCGGGAACCTGCTTTGGCGCAGTCCCCACGGGCGCCTCTTCCACGTCGGACCGTCCGGCACGCGGGCACTCGACCTACCGCGGCGGCGAGACCCCGGCGGCTGA
- a CDS encoding DUF5999 family protein, with amino-acid sequence MCDHTPRCPSADDPACCSAHVTADHNEQGWCRLCNGVILFDDGAYLRPDGTAVSLQRSA; translated from the coding sequence ATGTGCGACCACACTCCGCGGTGCCCCAGTGCCGACGACCCGGCCTGCTGCAGCGCGCACGTCACCGCCGACCACAACGAGCAGGGGTGGTGTCGGCTGTGCAACGGCGTGATCCTCTTCGACGACGGCGCCTACCTGAGGCCTGACGGGACCGCCGTCAGCCTGCAGCGCTCCGCCTGA
- a CDS encoding 3'(2'),5'-bisphosphate nucleotidase CysQ, which translates to MTTAPDAPAADVVADDHRLAAWLAEAAGRRLLEVRSEGLEGKALKDAGDRAAHVLLTELLATYRPEDAVLSEEALENAADKDARLRAERVWIIDPLDGTREFSEPPRDDWAVHVALWQDGALVAGAVAQPALGETFSTGTPPVVPGLGSDAHRPGQPPRIAVSRTRPPAFVQALAAELGAELVPMGSAGVKMMSVVRDLADAYVHAGGQYEWDSAAPVAVARAAGLFTSRVDGSELVYNQADVYLPDLVVCRPELAERILAFIAAHGTD; encoded by the coding sequence GTGACCACCGCTCCTGACGCACCCGCCGCCGACGTCGTCGCCGACGACCACCGCCTCGCCGCCTGGCTCGCCGAGGCCGCCGGCCGGCGCCTCCTCGAGGTCCGCAGCGAGGGCCTGGAGGGCAAGGCGCTCAAGGACGCCGGCGACCGCGCCGCCCACGTCCTGCTCACCGAGCTGCTCGCGACGTACCGGCCCGAGGACGCCGTGCTCAGCGAGGAGGCCCTGGAGAACGCCGCCGACAAGGACGCTCGGCTGCGCGCGGAGCGGGTCTGGATCATCGACCCGCTGGATGGGACCCGGGAGTTCTCCGAGCCTCCCCGCGACGACTGGGCCGTCCACGTCGCGCTGTGGCAGGACGGCGCCCTGGTCGCCGGCGCCGTCGCGCAGCCCGCGCTGGGGGAGACCTTCAGCACCGGCACCCCGCCCGTCGTGCCCGGCCTCGGCTCGGACGCGCACCGGCCGGGACAGCCGCCGCGGATCGCGGTCTCCCGCACCCGACCGCCGGCGTTCGTGCAGGCGCTGGCCGCCGAGCTGGGCGCCGAGCTGGTCCCGATGGGCTCGGCCGGGGTGAAGATGATGTCGGTCGTGCGCGACCTCGCCGACGCCTACGTGCACGCCGGCGGGCAGTACGAGTGGGACTCCGCCGCCCCCGTCGCGGTCGCCCGGGCCGCCGGGCTGTTCACCTCCCGGGTGGACGGCAGCGAGCTGGTCTACAACCAGGCCGACGTCTACCTGCCCGACCTCGTCGTGTGCCGCCCCGAGCTCGCCGAGCGGATCCTGGCGTTCATCGCCGCCCACGGCACCGACTGA
- a CDS encoding 50S ribosomal protein L25/general stress protein Ctc has product MSTEKIKAELRSEFGKGAARRIRRENKIPAVVYGHGADPLHLTLPGHETMMAIRHGGANALLEIDLDGEIHLALTKQVQVDPVRRVLEHVDLVTVVRGEKVTVDVPVLIVGEAAAETLVVTENTTLQVEAEATHIPESFEVSIEGAEAGTQILASQVELPQGTTLVTEPDTLIVNVTARQTAEAAEAELESAEAEAGIEKDAPAEDTEGE; this is encoded by the coding sequence ATGAGCACCGAGAAGATCAAGGCCGAGCTCCGCAGCGAGTTCGGCAAGGGCGCCGCCCGCCGCATCCGCCGCGAGAACAAGATCCCCGCGGTCGTCTACGGCCACGGCGCGGACCCGCTGCACCTGACCCTGCCGGGCCACGAGACCATGATGGCGATCCGCCACGGTGGCGCCAACGCGCTGCTCGAGATCGACCTGGACGGCGAGATCCACCTCGCGCTGACCAAGCAGGTCCAGGTCGACCCCGTCCGCCGCGTGCTCGAGCACGTCGACCTCGTCACCGTCGTGCGCGGCGAGAAGGTCACCGTCGACGTCCCCGTCCTCATCGTGGGCGAGGCCGCCGCGGAGACCCTGGTCGTCACCGAGAACACCACGCTGCAGGTCGAGGCCGAGGCCACCCACATCCCCGAGTCGTTCGAGGTCAGCATCGAGGGGGCCGAGGCCGGTACCCAGATCCTCGCCAGCCAGGTCGAGCTGCCGCAGGGCACCACGCTGGTCACCGAGCCCGACACGCTGATCGTCAACGTGACCGCCCGGCAGACCGCCGAGGCCGCCGAGGCCGAGCTCGAGTCCGCCGAGGCCGAGGCCGGCATCGAGAAGGACGCGCCGGCCGAGGACACCGAAGGCGAGTGA
- the glmU gene encoding bifunctional UDP-N-acetylglucosamine diphosphorylase/glucosamine-1-phosphate N-acetyltransferase GlmU, which yields MSDQLTVIVLAAGGGTRMKSKTPKVLHRIGGRSMIGHVLTAVASLDPQRVVTVVGHQRELVAPHITQLRPDAVLAVQEEQLGTGHAVRVALEALGDVPREGTVLVAYGDTPLLEGSTLREFAQAHRAAQAAVSILSGVVEDPFGYGRIVRDAEGLVAGIVEEKDATPEQREITEINSGILAFDAGFLLDCAGRIGNDNAKGEYYLTDAVGLAHADGLTVAAHAVADALQTEGANDRVQLAELGRELNRRIVTRWMEAGVSVVDPATTWIDADAVLSRDVTLLPGTQLLGATVVGEDATIGPDTTLTDCEVGVGATVVRTHAQLAVIGAEAHVGPFAYLRPGTVLEEAGKIGTFVETKNARIGEGAKVPHLSYVGDAEIGEGTNIGAGTIFANYDGIAKHRTTVGRHARTGSNNTFVAPVTIGDGASTGGGTVVRRDVPPGALAVSGGPQRNLTGWAQARRPGTAQAQAAEAAEAAEAAGEGPRATSPE from the coding sequence GTGAGCGACCAGTTGACCGTCATCGTCCTCGCTGCCGGCGGCGGCACCCGGATGAAGTCCAAGACACCCAAGGTGCTGCACCGCATCGGCGGGCGCAGCATGATCGGCCACGTGCTGACCGCGGTCGCCAGCCTCGACCCGCAGCGCGTGGTCACCGTGGTCGGCCACCAGCGCGAGCTGGTCGCGCCGCACATCACGCAGCTGCGCCCCGATGCGGTGCTCGCCGTGCAGGAGGAGCAGCTCGGCACCGGGCACGCCGTACGGGTCGCGCTGGAGGCGCTCGGCGACGTGCCGCGCGAGGGAACCGTTCTCGTCGCCTACGGCGACACGCCCCTGCTCGAGGGCTCGACGCTGCGCGAGTTCGCCCAGGCCCACCGCGCCGCCCAGGCCGCGGTCAGCATCCTGTCCGGCGTCGTCGAGGACCCCTTCGGCTACGGCCGGATCGTGCGCGACGCGGAGGGTCTGGTCGCCGGCATCGTGGAGGAGAAGGACGCCACGCCCGAGCAGCGCGAGATCACCGAGATCAACTCCGGGATCCTCGCCTTCGACGCCGGCTTCCTCCTCGACTGCGCCGGGCGGATCGGCAACGACAACGCGAAGGGGGAGTACTACCTCACCGACGCCGTCGGCCTGGCCCACGCCGACGGGCTGACCGTCGCCGCGCACGCCGTCGCCGACGCGCTGCAGACCGAGGGTGCCAACGACCGGGTGCAGCTCGCCGAGCTGGGTCGCGAGCTCAACCGCCGCATCGTCACCCGGTGGATGGAGGCCGGGGTGAGCGTCGTCGATCCGGCGACCACCTGGATCGACGCCGACGCCGTGCTCTCCCGGGACGTGACGCTCCTGCCGGGCACCCAGCTGCTCGGTGCCACCGTGGTCGGCGAGGACGCGACCATCGGCCCGGACACCACCCTGACCGACTGCGAGGTCGGCGTGGGCGCCACGGTGGTGCGCACCCATGCCCAGCTGGCGGTGATCGGCGCGGAGGCCCACGTCGGCCCCTTCGCCTACCTGCGCCCGGGCACGGTGCTGGAGGAGGCCGGCAAGATCGGCACGTTCGTGGAGACCAAGAACGCCCGCATCGGCGAGGGCGCGAAGGTGCCGCACCTGTCCTACGTCGGCGACGCCGAGATCGGCGAGGGCACCAACATCGGCGCCGGCACGATCTTCGCCAACTACGACGGCATCGCCAAGCACCGCACCACGGTCGGCCGGCACGCCCGCACCGGCTCCAACAACACCTTCGTCGCCCCCGTCACGATCGGCGACGGCGCGAGCACCGGCGGTGGCACCGTCGTACGACGCGACGTGCCGCCCGGCGCGCTCGCGGTGAGCGGCGGGCCGCAGCGCAACCTGACCGGCTGGGCGCAGGCGCGTCGTCCCGGCACGGCCCAGGCCCAGGCCGCCGAGGCCGCCGAGGCTGCCGAGGCCGCCGGCGAGGGGCCGAGGGCGACCTCGCCGGAGTAG
- a CDS encoding NAD(P)H-binding protein, which produces MTVPPTVLVTGATGFVGRRVARELAGRGWDVRAMTRRPASYDGPGEPVGADVADEASLDAALAGVDVAVYLVHSLDHDDYEARDAAAARSFGRAAARAGVRQIVYLGGLGAEGADLSPHLRSRREVEGLLGEAGVPVTTLRAAIVVGHGGISWELTRQLVKNLPAMVVPRWTSTLTQPIAVDDVVAYLAGVIDNPDAIGQVFEIGGPEQLTYRDMLQVASQMASGHPVRVVQVPVLTPRLSSYWLALVTDVDVTTGRNLIDSMSTEVVVTDDRIRDVVPLEPLPYEEAVRRALEERAAALGS; this is translated from the coding sequence ATGACCGTTCCGCCGACCGTGCTGGTCACCGGCGCCACCGGCTTCGTGGGGCGCCGCGTGGCCCGCGAGCTGGCCGGCCGCGGGTGGGACGTGCGGGCGATGACCCGTCGCCCGGCGTCGTACGACGGCCCCGGCGAGCCGGTCGGTGCGGACGTCGCCGACGAGGCGTCCCTGGACGCCGCCCTGGCCGGCGTGGACGTCGCGGTCTACCTGGTGCACTCGCTCGACCACGACGACTACGAGGCCCGCGACGCCGCTGCGGCCCGGTCGTTCGGCCGGGCGGCGGCACGGGCCGGGGTCCGCCAGATCGTCTACCTGGGTGGCCTCGGCGCCGAGGGCGCCGACCTCTCCCCGCACCTGCGCTCGCGCCGCGAGGTGGAGGGGCTGCTCGGCGAGGCCGGGGTGCCGGTGACGACGCTGCGGGCCGCGATCGTCGTCGGTCACGGCGGAATCTCCTGGGAGCTGACCCGACAGCTGGTGAAGAACCTGCCGGCGATGGTGGTGCCGCGGTGGACGAGCACCCTGACCCAGCCGATCGCCGTGGACGACGTGGTCGCCTACCTGGCCGGCGTGATCGACAACCCCGACGCGATCGGGCAGGTGTTCGAGATCGGCGGCCCGGAGCAGCTGACCTATCGGGACATGCTGCAGGTCGCCTCCCAGATGGCCTCGGGCCATCCGGTGCGGGTGGTGCAGGTGCCGGTGCTGACGCCGCGGCTGTCGTCGTACTGGTTGGCGCTGGTGACCGACGTGGACGTGACGACCGGGCGCAACCTGATCGACTCCATGTCCACCGAGGTGGTGGTCACCGACGACCGGATCCGCGACGTGGTGCCGCTGGAGCCGCTGCCCTATGAGGAGGCAGTGCGGCGCGCGCTGGAGGAGCGGGCGGCGGCACTGGGCTCCTAG
- a CDS encoding CPBP family intramembrane glutamic endopeptidase gives MQRWLRRSLWDVVPRDQRDSPEVLRRRQVITVLTVLLGAVLLGVSLRIEPGSDWFYVGTLALAAVWTVGAFASGPLHLGRIARLRGEGMVRPVVAPVVIGLGLAGVFVLGALVVREIPWLEDQVRSVTDFADRGALPVLVVVTAVNGAAEELFFRGAAYAAVPRHPVLWTTVAYVIATAATGNVMLAFAAILLGTLVGLQRRASGGILAPVLTHVSWGLAMLLVLPLLFG, from the coding sequence GTGCAACGCTGGCTACGCCGCTCGCTGTGGGACGTCGTACCCCGCGACCAGCGCGACAGCCCCGAGGTGCTTCGCCGCCGGCAGGTCATCACGGTCCTCACCGTGCTCCTCGGGGCGGTGCTGCTGGGCGTCTCGCTGCGGATCGAGCCGGGCAGCGACTGGTTCTACGTGGGCACCTTGGCGCTGGCCGCGGTGTGGACGGTCGGGGCGTTCGCCTCGGGGCCGTTGCACCTGGGCCGGATCGCGCGGCTGCGCGGGGAGGGGATGGTCCGCCCGGTCGTCGCGCCGGTGGTGATCGGGCTGGGCCTGGCGGGGGTGTTCGTCCTCGGTGCCCTGGTGGTCCGCGAGATCCCGTGGCTGGAGGACCAGGTCCGCTCCGTCACCGACTTCGCCGACCGCGGCGCGCTGCCGGTGCTCGTGGTGGTCACCGCCGTCAACGGCGCCGCCGAGGAGCTCTTCTTCCGCGGCGCCGCCTACGCCGCCGTACCGCGGCACCCGGTGCTGTGGACCACGGTTGCCTACGTGATCGCCACCGCCGCCACCGGCAACGTGATGCTCGCGTTCGCGGCGATCCTGCTCGGCACCCTGGTCGGACTGCAGCGCCGCGCCTCGGGCGGGATCCTCGCGCCCGTGCTCACCCATGTCAGCTGGGGGTTGGCCATGCTGCTGGTGCTGCCGCTGCTGTTCGGCTGA
- a CDS encoding VOC family protein, which produces MTSYISHTTVDCANAYELSEWWKPVLGYTDLPDEPNLPGHPECAIADPETGHEVLFLEVPDAKSVKNRLHFDLRPRQGSQQEELVRLLALGAQEVADHRGIGGPGTGWVVLADPEGNEFCILRSMAEVEARSEPGA; this is translated from the coding sequence ATGACGTCGTACATCTCCCACACCACGGTCGACTGCGCCAACGCCTACGAGCTCTCCGAGTGGTGGAAGCCGGTGCTCGGCTACACCGACCTGCCCGACGAACCGAACCTGCCCGGGCACCCCGAGTGCGCGATCGCCGACCCGGAGACCGGGCACGAGGTGCTGTTCCTCGAGGTGCCCGACGCGAAGTCGGTCAAGAACCGGCTGCACTTCGACCTCCGGCCGCGCCAGGGCTCCCAGCAGGAGGAGCTGGTCCGGCTGCTGGCCCTCGGCGCCCAGGAGGTCGCCGACCACCGCGGCATCGGCGGGCCCGGCACCGGCTGGGTGGTGCTCGCCGACCCGGAGGGCAACGAGTTCTGCATCCTGCGCTCGATGGCGGAGGTCGAGGCGCGGTCGGAGCCGGGAGCCTGA
- the pth gene encoding aminoacyl-tRNA hydrolase, with amino-acid sequence MAEQGAAEVWLVVGLGNPGPSYAGHRHNIGYLVVDELARRMGSGFRAHKTGRADVVEGRLGPPGAPAPRVVLAKARSYMNESGGPVKALATFYKVPPERVIAIHDELDIDFGTLRIKLGGGDNGHNGLKSMRSSLGTGDFYRVRAGIGRPPGRQDVADFVLSNYSTTERKELPFQIDTAADAVESLVADGLATTQSRYNS; translated from the coding sequence GTGGCCGAGCAGGGTGCCGCCGAGGTGTGGCTGGTCGTCGGGCTCGGCAACCCCGGACCGTCGTACGCCGGGCACCGGCACAACATCGGCTACCTGGTCGTCGACGAGCTGGCGCGGCGCATGGGCAGCGGCTTCCGGGCACACAAGACCGGCCGCGCCGACGTGGTCGAGGGGCGCCTGGGGCCGCCCGGAGCCCCCGCGCCGCGGGTGGTGCTGGCCAAGGCGCGCTCCTACATGAACGAGTCCGGCGGGCCGGTCAAGGCGCTGGCCACCTTCTACAAGGTGCCACCCGAGCGGGTGATCGCCATCCACGACGAGCTGGACATCGACTTCGGCACCCTGCGGATCAAGCTCGGCGGCGGCGACAACGGCCACAACGGGCTGAAGTCGATGCGCTCCTCGCTCGGCACCGGCGACTTCTACCGGGTCCGCGCCGGCATCGGGCGCCCGCCCGGGCGCCAGGACGTCGCCGACTTCGTGCTGTCGAACTACTCCACGACCGAGCGCAAGGAGCTGCCGTTCCAGATCGACACCGCCGCCGACGCGGTGGAGTCGCTCGTCGCCGACGGCCTGGCCACCACCCAGAGCCGCTACAACTCCTGA
- a CDS encoding maleylpyruvate isomerase family mycothiol-dependent enzyme, with amino-acid sequence MDSTTLWAHVHAERAALAALLHDLDEAAWSHETLCPGWTVHDVATHVIATPQTGWREMGAMAARNLGRSYHAMIFREVKRLAATRTHEQVLADFATYATSTHHVPVTTSVEPLIDALVHHQDIVRPLGRTRTMAPDAAAVAAERVRRLAPLMGTSRLLRSIRLVASDVDWTRGRGPDVRGPVQELLMLASGRRPDLTLLEGDGLALLPR; translated from the coding sequence ATGGACTCCACCACCCTCTGGGCGCACGTCCACGCGGAGCGGGCCGCGCTCGCCGCGCTGCTGCACGACCTCGACGAGGCGGCGTGGTCGCACGAGACGCTGTGCCCCGGCTGGACCGTGCACGACGTGGCGACCCACGTCATCGCCACCCCGCAGACGGGCTGGCGGGAGATGGGCGCGATGGCCGCACGCAACCTGGGGCGGAGCTATCACGCGATGATCTTCCGCGAGGTGAAGCGGCTGGCGGCCACGAGGACGCACGAGCAGGTCCTCGCGGACTTCGCCACCTACGCCACCAGCACCCACCACGTGCCCGTCACCACGTCGGTGGAGCCGCTGATCGATGCGCTCGTGCACCACCAGGACATCGTCCGCCCGCTCGGGCGCACCCGCACGATGGCACCGGACGCCGCGGCCGTCGCCGCGGAGCGGGTACGGCGGCTCGCGCCGCTCATGGGCACCAGCCGGTTGCTGCGCAGCATCCGGCTGGTCGCCAGCGACGTCGACTGGACCCGCGGGCGCGGACCGGACGTGCGCGGACCGGTCCAGGAGCTGCTCATGCTGGCGTCGGGACGACGCCCGGACCTCACCCTGCTCGAGGGCGACGGCCTAGCGCTGCTCCCCCGCTGA